The Lampris incognitus isolate fLamInc1 chromosome 17, fLamInc1.hap2, whole genome shotgun sequence genome contains a region encoding:
- the LOC130127996 gene encoding receptor tyrosine-protein kinase erbB-2-like: MEPYLAGGLRSVYSSVSTLGRSQYPTLPLGASLSNGPWTPQYPFLARSPSAAGYSDSVFLDEAPDDSSTLPASPGRYRQDPTYSNGSQGDLETDGPPALQHHPHHLHHSLPRRCYGYSHNHALPEYVNQQMNVSRPAVPERPSTLPRKAARAERGLPNGLSSGHSVENPEYLVPTGSGSASPAFDNPYYLDLLAKVKAVGEAGTVGGDAENAGGETRQVNGFLASTAENPEYLGLADTWSGHT; encoded by the exons ATGGAGCCCTACCTTGCCGGCGGTCTGAGGAGCGTGTACTCGTCTGTGAGCACATTGGGTCGCAGTCAATACCCGACCCTGCCACTAGGGGCTAGCCTCTCCAATGGGCCCTGGACCCCTCAGTACCCCTTCCTGGCCCGCAGTCCCTCAGCGGCGGGTTACTCGGATTCTGTCTTCCTGGACGAGGCGCCAGACGACTCCTCGACGCTCCCAGCCAGCCCCGGGCGCTACCGCCAAGACCCCACCTACTCCAATGGGAGCCAGGGGGATCTAGAGACAGACGGCCCCCCCGCCCTACAGCACCATCCTCACCACCTCCATCACTCATTGCCGAGACGATGTTACGGCTACAGTCACAACCATGCTCTTCCAG AGTATGTAAATCAGCAGATGAATGTTTCGAGGCCGGCGGTGCCGGAGCGACCCAGCACGCTGCCTCGTAAGGCGGCGCGAGCAGAGCGGGGCCTCCCAAACGGGCTGAGCTCCGGGCACAGCGTGGAGAACCCGGAGTACCTGGTGCCCACGGgctccggctccgcctcccccgccTTCGACAACCCCTACTACCTGGACCTCCTGGCCAAGGTGAAGGCCGTGGGTGAGGCCGGGACCGTGGGCGGGGATGCGGAGAATGCGGGTGGAGAGACGCGACAGGTGAACGGGTTCCTTGCTTCGACGGCGGAAAACCCCGAGTATCTGGGACTGGCAGACACCTGGAGCGGGCACACATGA